The Amycolatopsis sp. DG1A-15b genome window below encodes:
- a CDS encoding aminoglycoside phosphotransferase family protein produces the protein MPATPRREPGDNHSVSTAPPAALATATRLAGPSATLDAVRPLPGGSHATTCLIRTATPRREMILRVFPAGDPAAADEERALTAIDTLGGLAPRLLARGDEDGKTPSWVLISRLPGTADIIPDDPRHWAVQLGHTLARIHASDIDVATHLDTVFDRRGYRARLFGPAARVVDEAWEKTITAAPLVLTHGDYQSGNVIWRNGTLTGVIDWEGAARGPAGYDVGWCRFDLYLLYGRNLADVFLHAYEEAGGTTVGDPHLWDLWTLARSHETVEDWVPNYRDLGRPDLTATELRRRHTAWTHELLQRRHAP, from the coding sequence ATGCCCGCGACCCCGCGACGAGAACCAGGAGACAACCACTCGGTGTCCACCGCGCCGCCCGCGGCACTGGCCACGGCGACCAGGCTGGCCGGACCTTCGGCAACCCTCGACGCCGTTCGGCCACTGCCCGGCGGTTCCCACGCGACAACCTGCTTGATCCGGACCGCCACCCCCCGGCGCGAAATGATCCTTCGCGTGTTCCCCGCCGGCGACCCGGCGGCCGCCGACGAGGAACGGGCCCTCACCGCGATCGACACCTTGGGGGGTCTGGCCCCACGCCTTCTCGCCCGTGGTGACGAGGACGGCAAGACTCCGTCGTGGGTGTTGATCAGCCGGCTTCCCGGCACCGCCGACATCATCCCGGACGACCCCCGGCACTGGGCGGTTCAGCTCGGGCACACGCTGGCCCGCATCCACGCCTCCGACATCGACGTGGCCACCCACCTCGACACCGTCTTCGACCGCAGGGGGTACCGCGCCCGGCTCTTCGGACCGGCTGCCCGCGTCGTCGACGAAGCATGGGAAAAGACGATCACCGCCGCACCTCTGGTGCTGACGCACGGCGACTACCAATCGGGCAACGTGATCTGGCGCAACGGCACGCTCACCGGCGTCATCGACTGGGAGGGAGCGGCCCGCGGACCAGCCGGTTACGACGTCGGCTGGTGTCGCTTCGACCTCTACCTGCTCTACGGCCGAAACCTGGCCGACGTGTTCCTCCACGCTTACGAAGAAGCCGGCGGGACCACGGTCGGCGACCCGCACCTGTGGGACCTGTGGACACTCGCCCGGTCGCACGAAACCGTCGAAGACTGGGTCCCCAACTACCGCGACCTCGGCCGCCCGGACCTCACCGCGACCGAACTACGCCGGCGCCACACGGCGTGGACGCACGAACTCCTGCAGCGACGCCACGCTCCATGA
- a CDS encoding fructosamine kinase family protein, translated as MTESGDRREVVVKRGHAPGATAAEAAGLRWLAAAGTVPIPTVHSHDRDRLVIDRVPAGRPSAAAAERFGRGLAGLHTAGAPAFGAPPPDGPAAAWIGRAPMANVPADDWASWYAADRVLPYVRLAVDAGTFGPSEAALFERACTRIPASAEPPARLHGDLWNGNVLWDGHEVWLIDPAAHGGHRETDLAMLHLFGCPHLERVIAAYDEATPLADGWRDRIGLHQLFPLLVHTVLFGQSYAGRALAAARSF; from the coding sequence ATGACCGAGTCCGGAGACCGCCGCGAGGTGGTGGTCAAGCGGGGCCACGCGCCCGGCGCGACGGCGGCCGAAGCGGCGGGCCTGCGCTGGCTGGCGGCGGCGGGCACAGTCCCGATCCCCACCGTGCACAGCCACGACCGGGACCGGCTGGTGATCGACCGCGTCCCCGCCGGTCGCCCGTCGGCCGCCGCGGCGGAACGCTTCGGCCGCGGGCTGGCCGGACTGCACACCGCGGGCGCCCCGGCGTTCGGTGCACCGCCGCCGGACGGACCGGCGGCGGCGTGGATCGGGCGGGCGCCGATGGCCAACGTGCCGGCGGACGACTGGGCGTCCTGGTACGCGGCCGACCGCGTGCTGCCCTACGTCCGGCTGGCGGTGGACGCGGGAACGTTCGGCCCGTCCGAAGCGGCGTTGTTCGAGCGGGCCTGTACCCGGATCCCGGCTTCAGCCGAGCCACCCGCGCGACTGCACGGCGACCTCTGGAACGGCAACGTCCTGTGGGACGGGCACGAGGTGTGGCTGATCGACCCGGCCGCCCACGGCGGGCACCGCGAGACGGACCTGGCCATGCTGCACCTGTTCGGCTGCCCGCACCTCGAGCGCGTCATCGCCGCCTACGACGAGGCGACGCCGCTCGCGGACGGCTGGCGCGACCGGATCGGGCTGCACCAGCTGTTCCCGCTGCTGGTGCACACCGTCCTGTTCGGACAGTCCTACGCCGGCCGTGCGCTGGCGGCGGCCCGCTCGTTCTAG
- a CDS encoding MmcQ/YjbR family DNA-binding protein — MTVQVRELEQLLGRLAEVQRSEARDYASFSVRGKRFGYFWPRTRTVGLKQTVSEQLALVSERPDVFEVQFTAGGFGWVVVYLDGIDADELAELLYEAWRLSAPEDLVAEVPFTRIARA, encoded by the coding sequence GTGACGGTCCAGGTCCGGGAACTCGAACAGCTGCTCGGCCGGCTGGCGGAGGTCCAGCGCTCGGAGGCGCGCGACTACGCGTCCTTCAGCGTGCGCGGCAAGCGGTTCGGCTACTTCTGGCCGCGGACGCGGACCGTCGGTCTCAAGCAAACCGTGTCCGAGCAGCTGGCCCTGGTTTCGGAACGGCCGGACGTGTTCGAGGTGCAGTTCACCGCCGGCGGCTTCGGCTGGGTGGTCGTGTACCTCGACGGCATCGACGCCGACGAACTCGCCGAGCTCCTCTACGAAGCCTGGCGGCTGTCGGCGCCGGAAGACCTCGTCGCCGAGGTGCCCTTCACCAGGATCGCCCGGGCGTAG
- a CDS encoding ionic transporter y4hA: MVAALRSFLLSWTSVTPVLGVLVLALAWGRDLGPVFVAVVAIALGATVLAAVHHAEVVAHRVGEPFGSLVLAVAVTVIEVALIVTMMVSGGPEAGSLARDTVFAAVMITTNGIVGISLLVGARRYGSTLFNSEGSGAALATVATLATLSLVLPAFTASTPGPAFSPTQLTFAALASLVLYGTFVLTQTVRHRDFFLPVAADGAVKEDDHADPPSNRAALGSLALLLVALVAVVGLAKVESPAIEAGVRAAGFPQSFVGVVIALLVLLPETLAATRAAQRDRMQISLNLAYGSAIASIGLTIPAIALASVWLPGRLLLGLGSTQIVLLALTVVVSVLTVVPGRATRLQGGVHLVLLAGFLVLAINP, encoded by the coding sequence ATGGTCGCCGCGCTGAGATCCTTCCTGCTGTCCTGGACCTCCGTCACCCCGGTGCTCGGCGTGCTCGTGCTGGCCCTCGCCTGGGGCCGCGACCTCGGCCCGGTCTTCGTGGCCGTCGTCGCCATCGCGCTGGGGGCGACCGTGCTGGCCGCGGTGCACCACGCGGAGGTCGTCGCCCACCGCGTCGGGGAACCGTTCGGCTCGCTGGTGCTCGCGGTGGCGGTCACCGTCATCGAGGTCGCGCTGATCGTCACGATGATGGTGTCCGGCGGTCCGGAGGCCGGTTCGCTCGCGCGGGACACGGTCTTCGCCGCCGTCATGATCACGACCAACGGCATCGTCGGCATCTCGCTGCTGGTCGGCGCCCGCCGCTACGGCTCGACGCTGTTCAACTCCGAAGGCAGCGGCGCCGCGCTGGCGACGGTCGCGACGCTGGCCACGCTGAGCCTGGTGCTCCCGGCGTTCACCGCCAGCACACCCGGGCCGGCGTTCTCCCCCACGCAGCTGACGTTCGCGGCTTTGGCGTCCCTGGTGCTGTACGGGACGTTCGTGCTGACGCAGACGGTGCGCCACCGCGACTTCTTCCTCCCGGTGGCGGCCGACGGCGCGGTCAAGGAGGACGACCACGCCGACCCGCCGTCGAACCGGGCGGCGCTGGGCAGCCTGGCGCTGCTGCTGGTGGCGCTGGTCGCGGTGGTCGGGCTGGCGAAGGTGGAGTCGCCGGCGATCGAAGCCGGGGTGCGTGCCGCCGGGTTCCCCCAGTCGTTCGTCGGCGTGGTGATCGCGCTGCTCGTCCTGCTGCCGGAGACGCTCGCGGCCACGCGCGCGGCCCAGCGCGACCGGATGCAGATCAGCCTCAACCTCGCGTACGGCTCGGCGATCGCCAGCATCGGCCTGACGATCCCGGCGATCGCGCTGGCGTCGGTGTGGCTGCCGGGCCGGCTGCTGCTCGGCCTGGGCTCGACGCAGATCGTCCTGCTCGCGCTGACGGTGGTGGTGAGCGTCCTGACGGTGGTCCCCGGCCGGGCGACCCGCCTCCAGGGCGGCGTGCACCTGGTGCTGCTGGCGGGCTTCCTGGTCCTGGCGATCAACCCCTGA
- a CDS encoding HNH endonuclease family protein codes for MPRTRALVLLAVLAGSSLSGCKLADELASGAGPVTQAPGTVAAPRIAPAEARNELAALQIAVRGTMDGYSRDEFPHWDKVDANCDVREQVLKRDGQDVQTDAQCAAKSGTWVSPYDGETWHKASDVDIDHMVPLGQAWVSGAKSWTRERREQFANDLVRPQLKAVTDNLNEQKSDKAPDAWKPPLVSYWCVYATDWIVVKHDYGLTITVPEKNALAGMLDHC; via the coding sequence ATGCCGCGCACCCGAGCGCTTGTCCTTCTCGCCGTCCTCGCCGGTTCCTCCCTCTCCGGGTGCAAGCTCGCCGACGAGCTGGCGTCCGGGGCCGGGCCCGTGACGCAGGCGCCCGGCACGGTCGCCGCCCCGCGGATCGCGCCCGCCGAGGCGCGCAACGAGCTCGCGGCGCTGCAGATCGCCGTGCGCGGCACCATGGACGGTTACAGCCGCGACGAGTTCCCGCACTGGGACAAGGTCGACGCGAACTGCGACGTCCGCGAGCAGGTGCTCAAGCGCGACGGCCAGGACGTCCAGACCGACGCGCAGTGCGCCGCGAAGTCGGGCACCTGGGTCAGCCCGTACGACGGCGAGACCTGGCACAAGGCGTCCGATGTGGACATCGACCACATGGTGCCGCTCGGGCAGGCCTGGGTCAGCGGCGCCAAGAGCTGGACGCGGGAGCGGCGCGAGCAGTTCGCGAACGACCTCGTCCGCCCGCAGCTGAAGGCGGTCACCGACAACCTCAACGAACAGAAGAGCGACAAGGCGCCGGACGCGTGGAAGCCGCCGCTGGTGTCGTACTGGTGCGTCTACGCCACGGACTGGATCGTCGTGAAGCACGACTACGGCCTGACGATCACCGTGCCGGAGAAGAACGCCCTCGCCGGCATGCTCGACCACTGCTAG
- a CDS encoding phospholipase D-like domain-containing protein, giving the protein MAPKFKALTVAVGALLALAGSGVAHAASAPVAAGATGMEAIFNNPPENGDRDHSIETRLVQLTNGTPAGAEIHISLFSWTRPALAEAIKAAQARGVKVRIALDGAADDDPANTAMPILKSAGLTQLVFCGTGGDNTGCIAHDGSPHSINHDKLWMFSETEGKKDVVVIGSYNLTTVQGNMFNNALLTHGDPDLYGFYLGHMQKMLAQKKNNDYFDDAGYHKTLTTMVTSYLSPRADSQGGASEEFATDTWAQLLKYITKYEAGCSLNVVQANIADSRTPVVTELVRIAKLGCKVRIVYDDMGTAALAALKGKANVTLKRFTTTANDREITVHSKYMLYTGNYSEKAGRALVFTGSHNISGAALRDNDEILIKVENAAISAAYQDNFSTILARAKCSAPATC; this is encoded by the coding sequence ATGGCCCCCAAGTTCAAGGCGCTCACCGTGGCCGTCGGCGCGCTGCTCGCGCTGGCCGGCAGCGGCGTCGCGCACGCCGCTTCGGCGCCGGTGGCCGCCGGCGCCACCGGCATGGAAGCGATCTTCAACAACCCGCCCGAGAACGGCGACCGCGACCACTCGATCGAAACGCGGCTGGTCCAGCTGACCAACGGCACCCCGGCCGGGGCGGAGATCCACATCTCCCTCTTCAGCTGGACCCGGCCCGCGCTCGCCGAGGCGATCAAGGCGGCGCAGGCCCGTGGCGTCAAGGTGCGGATCGCGCTCGACGGCGCCGCGGACGACGACCCCGCCAACACCGCGATGCCGATCCTCAAGTCCGCCGGGCTGACCCAGCTGGTCTTCTGCGGCACCGGCGGCGACAACACCGGGTGCATCGCCCACGACGGCAGCCCGCACTCGATCAACCACGACAAGCTGTGGATGTTCTCCGAGACCGAGGGCAAGAAGGACGTCGTCGTCATCGGCTCGTACAACCTGACCACGGTGCAGGGCAACATGTTCAACAACGCCCTGCTCACCCACGGCGACCCCGACCTGTACGGCTTCTACCTCGGGCACATGCAGAAGATGCTGGCGCAGAAGAAGAACAACGACTACTTCGACGACGCCGGCTACCACAAGACGCTGACCACCATGGTCACCAGCTATCTCTCGCCGCGCGCCGACTCCCAGGGCGGCGCCTCGGAGGAGTTCGCCACCGACACGTGGGCGCAGCTGCTGAAGTACATCACCAAGTACGAAGCGGGCTGCTCGCTCAACGTCGTGCAGGCCAACATCGCCGACTCGCGCACCCCGGTCGTCACGGAGCTGGTCCGCATCGCGAAGCTGGGCTGCAAGGTCCGGATCGTCTACGACGACATGGGCACCGCGGCGCTGGCCGCCCTCAAGGGCAAGGCGAACGTGACGCTCAAGCGGTTCACCACGACCGCGAACGACCGTGAGATCACCGTGCACTCGAAGTACATGCTCTACACGGGCAACTACAGCGAGAAGGCCGGCCGCGCGCTCGTCTTCACCGGCTCGCACAACATCTCCGGCGCGGCCCTGCGCGACAACGACGAAATTTTGATCAAGGTCGAGAACGCGGCGATCAGCGCGGCCTACCAGGACAACTTCAGCACCATCCTGGCCCGCGCCAAGTGCTCGGCGCCGGCCACCTGCTGA
- a CDS encoding LysR family transcriptional regulator, which yields MDVQTLRLFREVAAGATVTETAARAHVTQPALSRALRRLEHEAGADLFRRSGRVLRLTPAGHAFKRHVDLVLDQLDQGLREVGEIVAPDTGVVPLAFLHTFGTWLVPAVLSGFLREHPGTRFELRQHGEAGLEAELLDGTADLVITSGDPGHLQLHWSRLLVEPLRLAVPPHHRLAGRRRVRLADVADETFILLRTGYALRETTEQLCAEAGFAPRIGFEGDEVETLRGLVTAGLGVSVLPLPHTAAFPAPHLELTDVDAARDIGLAWAAGRNLPPPSETFRRHVLATVPAQFDSPQGTM from the coding sequence ATGGACGTCCAGACGCTGCGGCTCTTCCGGGAGGTCGCGGCCGGCGCCACCGTCACGGAGACCGCCGCGCGGGCGCACGTCACCCAGCCCGCGCTGTCCCGGGCCCTCCGGCGGCTCGAGCACGAAGCCGGGGCGGACCTCTTCCGCCGGTCGGGGCGGGTGCTGCGGCTGACGCCGGCCGGGCACGCCTTCAAGCGGCACGTCGACCTCGTGCTCGATCAGCTCGACCAGGGCCTGCGCGAGGTCGGCGAGATCGTCGCGCCGGACACCGGGGTCGTCCCGCTGGCGTTCCTGCACACGTTCGGCACCTGGCTCGTCCCCGCGGTGCTGAGCGGCTTCCTGCGCGAGCACCCCGGCACCCGGTTCGAACTGCGGCAGCACGGCGAGGCCGGGCTCGAGGCGGAGCTGCTCGACGGCACCGCGGACCTCGTCATCACCAGCGGCGACCCCGGGCACCTCCAGCTGCACTGGTCCCGGCTGCTCGTCGAGCCGCTGCGGCTGGCCGTGCCGCCGCACCACCGGCTCGCCGGGCGCCGGCGGGTCCGCCTCGCCGACGTCGCGGACGAGACGTTCATCCTGCTGCGGACCGGTTACGCCCTGCGGGAGACGACCGAGCAGCTGTGCGCCGAGGCCGGGTTCGCCCCGCGCATCGGGTTCGAAGGCGACGAAGTCGAGACACTGCGCGGGCTCGTCACCGCCGGCCTCGGCGTGTCCGTGCTTCCGTTGCCGCACACGGCGGCGTTCCCGGCACCGCACCTGGAACTGACCGATGTGGACGCTGCGCGCGACATCGGGCTCGCCTGGGCGGCCGGGCGGAACCTCCCGCCGCCCAGCGAAACCTTCCGCCGGCACGTCCTCGCCACCGTGCCCGCGCAATTCGACAGTCCACAAGGGACGATGTGA
- a CDS encoding pyruvate dehydrogenase produces MATVAEQLVRTLRDAGVERIYGIVGDSLNPIVDAVRRTDGIEWVHVRHEETAAFAAAAEAQVTGKLAVCAGSCGPGNLHLINGLFDAHRSGAPVLAIASHIPSNQIGTGFFQETHPDRLFAECSHFSEVVADPAQLPRLLRIATQAAVGKGGVAVLTIPGDLADRKATGPLTERLPLVTPSPAVPSPETVRELADLLNSGEKVMLFAGAGVRGAHDEVMALAEQLAAPVGHSLGGKEWIQYDNPFDVGMSGLLGYGACYDAMHEADRIVLLGTDFPYDNFLPQARTIQLDHDASRLGRRTPLDLAVHGDVKETLRALLPLLRPRTDRAFLDRMLREHVRKLEKVVGAYTTKIEHRRPIHPEYVASVLDEVAADDAVFTVDTGMGNVWAARYLTPNGRRRVLGSFRHGSMANALPHAIGAQLSQPGRQVVSLSGDGGLAMLMGDLLTLPAYDVPVKVVVFNNATLGMVKLEMLVDGLPDFGTDHAPVNFAAIAAACGVFSERVEDPDDVRGALEKAFAHPGPAVVEVVTDPNALSIPPRITGEMVRGFALGATKTVLNGGVGKMVDLARANLRNTPRP; encoded by the coding sequence ATGGCTACCGTGGCGGAACAACTGGTCAGGACCCTGCGCGACGCGGGGGTCGAGCGCATCTACGGCATCGTCGGGGACAGCCTGAACCCGATCGTCGACGCGGTCCGCCGCACCGACGGCATCGAGTGGGTCCACGTCCGCCACGAGGAAACCGCTGCCTTCGCCGCGGCGGCCGAGGCGCAGGTCACCGGCAAGCTCGCCGTCTGCGCGGGCAGCTGCGGGCCGGGCAACCTGCACCTGATCAACGGCCTGTTCGATGCCCACCGTTCGGGCGCACCGGTGCTGGCGATCGCGTCGCACATCCCGTCGAACCAGATCGGCACCGGGTTCTTCCAGGAGACCCACCCGGACCGGCTCTTCGCCGAGTGCAGCCACTTCAGCGAGGTGGTGGCGGACCCGGCCCAGCTGCCGCGGCTGCTCCGGATCGCCACGCAGGCCGCCGTCGGCAAGGGCGGTGTCGCGGTGCTGACCATCCCGGGCGACCTGGCCGACCGCAAGGCCACCGGCCCGCTCACCGAGCGCCTCCCGTTGGTGACGCCGTCGCCCGCGGTGCCTTCTCCGGAGACCGTCCGGGAACTGGCCGACCTGCTGAACTCCGGTGAGAAGGTGATGCTGTTCGCCGGCGCGGGCGTGCGCGGCGCGCACGACGAGGTCATGGCGCTGGCGGAGCAGCTCGCCGCACCGGTGGGGCACTCCCTCGGCGGCAAGGAGTGGATCCAGTACGACAACCCGTTCGACGTCGGCATGAGCGGCCTGCTCGGCTACGGCGCCTGCTACGACGCGATGCACGAGGCCGACCGGATCGTGCTGCTGGGTACGGACTTCCCGTACGACAACTTCCTCCCGCAGGCCCGGACGATCCAGCTCGACCACGACGCCTCACGCCTCGGCCGGCGCACGCCGCTGGACCTGGCCGTGCACGGCGATGTCAAGGAGACGCTGCGCGCGCTGCTCCCGCTGCTGCGGCCCCGCACCGACCGCGCGTTCCTCGACCGGATGCTGCGTGAGCACGTGCGGAAGCTGGAGAAGGTCGTCGGCGCGTACACGACGAAGATCGAGCACCGCCGTCCGATCCACCCGGAGTACGTGGCTTCGGTGCTCGACGAGGTCGCCGCCGACGACGCGGTGTTCACCGTCGACACGGGCATGGGCAACGTCTGGGCCGCGCGGTACCTGACGCCGAACGGCCGCCGCCGCGTGCTGGGTTCGTTCCGCCACGGCAGCATGGCGAACGCGCTGCCGCACGCGATCGGCGCCCAGCTGTCCCAGCCGGGCCGGCAGGTCGTGTCGCTGTCGGGCGACGGCGGGCTCGCGATGCTGATGGGCGACCTGCTGACGCTGCCGGCGTACGACGTCCCGGTGAAGGTGGTGGTGTTCAACAACGCCACGCTGGGCATGGTGAAGCTGGAGATGCTGGTCGACGGCCTCCCGGACTTCGGCACCGACCACGCCCCGGTGAACTTCGCGGCGATCGCGGCGGCCTGCGGCGTGTTTTCCGAGCGCGTCGAGGACCCGGACGACGTGCGCGGCGCACTGGAGAAGGCGTTCGCCCACCCCGGCCCGGCGGTGGTGGAGGTGGTGACCGACCCGAACGCGCTGTCGATCCCGCCGCGGATCACCGGCGAGATGGTGCGCGGGTTCGCGTTGGGGGCGACGAAGACGGTGCTGAACGGCGGCGTCGGCAAGATGGTCGACCTGGCGCGGGCCAACCTGCGCAACACCCCGCGGCCGTAG
- a CDS encoding putative Ig domain-containing protein, with protein MLPAALGVAIGLLGTVAVATPAEAAAVCGDQLVGNGGFESGTTPWTQTSGVISAATTAEPAHGGTMVAWLDGTGSTHTDTLSQSLTLPAGCASATLSWWSHIDTKETTTSTKYDKLVVQAGTDTLASYSNLDKNTGYVQRTVDVSRYLGQTVTLKITGTEDSSLATNFVLDDFTLTTTGTSNPQSPVVTSPGNQSGAVGQAASLQIQASDPQGDALTYSATGLPAGLTIGASTGKITGTPTTAGTSSVTVTAKDPAGNSGSATFTWTISAAPADSTRTPVNPAYTVNLTSNTAGDTWTGHQSVGFTNGSATALPEVYLRLWDNYHGSCPSTPITVTNVTGGTASALSVNCTAMKITLPAPLAQGQSATIGFDLKIVVPSGADRFGHDGAYNMIGNALPVLAVRDGAGWHLDPYTNNGESFYTVISDFDVTLVHPASLLTPATGTSTETTSGTTTTTHAVAAKVRDFAWAAGPFAKITTTSGKGVRVNVYSVSGISTSSASQMLSLAADSIDVHSGRFGDYPYGEVDVVLDNNFWFGGMEYPGFVLDLVSTTALPHELAHQWFYGIVGDDEYNSPWLDESFTDYATDLYRGITGSGCGITWQSSAEKLTNSMAYWDAHSSRYSTVVYNYGKCTLHDLRRLIGDTAMANLLKSYAQSHWYGVSTTAEFKAAAQAAAGSTDLTSFWASHRVEG; from the coding sequence GTGCTTCCTGCTGCGCTCGGCGTGGCCATCGGCCTGCTGGGCACCGTCGCCGTCGCCACGCCGGCCGAGGCCGCCGCGGTCTGCGGTGACCAGCTCGTCGGCAACGGCGGGTTCGAGAGCGGCACCACGCCGTGGACCCAGACCAGCGGCGTCATCTCCGCCGCCACCACGGCGGAACCCGCGCACGGCGGGACGATGGTCGCCTGGCTGGATGGCACCGGCAGCACGCACACCGACACCCTGTCCCAGTCGCTGACGTTGCCCGCCGGCTGCGCGTCGGCGACCCTTTCGTGGTGGTCGCACATCGACACCAAGGAGACGACGACCAGCACCAAGTACGACAAGCTGGTGGTCCAGGCGGGCACCGACACCCTGGCGAGCTACTCGAACCTCGACAAGAACACCGGCTACGTCCAGCGCACCGTGGACGTCTCCCGCTACCTCGGCCAGACCGTGACGCTGAAGATCACCGGCACCGAGGATTCCAGCCTGGCCACCAACTTCGTCCTCGACGACTTCACGCTGACCACGACCGGGACGAGCAACCCGCAGTCGCCGGTCGTCACTTCGCCGGGTAACCAGAGCGGCGCCGTCGGCCAGGCCGCGTCCCTGCAGATCCAGGCGAGCGACCCGCAGGGCGACGCGCTCACCTACAGCGCGACCGGCCTGCCCGCGGGCCTGACGATCGGCGCGAGCACGGGCAAGATCACCGGTACCCCGACGACCGCGGGCACGTCATCGGTGACCGTGACGGCGAAGGACCCGGCCGGCAACAGCGGCAGCGCCACGTTCACGTGGACGATCTCGGCCGCCCCCGCCGACTCGACGCGCACGCCGGTCAACCCCGCCTACACGGTGAACCTCACGTCGAACACCGCGGGGGACACCTGGACCGGGCACCAGAGCGTCGGCTTCACCAACGGCTCGGCGACCGCGCTGCCCGAGGTGTACCTGCGGCTCTGGGACAACTACCACGGCAGCTGCCCGAGCACGCCGATCACCGTCACGAACGTCACCGGCGGCACGGCGTCCGCGCTGAGCGTGAACTGCACGGCCATGAAGATCACCCTGCCCGCGCCCCTGGCGCAGGGCCAGTCCGCGACGATCGGGTTCGACCTGAAGATCGTCGTGCCCAGCGGAGCCGACCGGTTCGGCCACGACGGCGCGTACAACATGATCGGCAACGCGCTGCCGGTGCTCGCCGTCCGCGATGGCGCGGGCTGGCACCTCGACCCGTACACGAACAACGGCGAGTCGTTCTACACGGTGATCAGCGACTTCGACGTCACGCTCGTGCACCCGGCGTCGCTGCTGACCCCGGCCACCGGCACCTCGACCGAGACGACCAGCGGTACCACGACCACCACGCACGCCGTGGCGGCCAAGGTGCGGGACTTCGCGTGGGCCGCCGGGCCGTTCGCGAAGATCACGACCACGTCCGGCAAGGGCGTGCGCGTCAACGTCTACTCGGTCAGCGGGATCTCCACCAGCAGCGCCAGCCAGATGCTGAGCCTGGCCGCCGACTCCATCGACGTCCACTCGGGACGCTTCGGCGACTACCCGTACGGCGAAGTGGACGTGGTGCTGGACAACAACTTCTGGTTCGGCGGTATGGAGTACCCGGGCTTCGTGCTGGACCTCGTTTCCACCACGGCGCTCCCCCACGAGCTGGCGCACCAGTGGTTCTACGGGATCGTCGGTGACGACGAGTACAACTCGCCGTGGCTCGACGAGAGCTTCACCGACTACGCCACCGACCTCTACCGCGGGATCACCGGCAGCGGCTGCGGCATCACGTGGCAGTCGAGCGCGGAGAAGCTGACCAACTCGATGGCCTACTGGGACGCGCATTCGTCCCGGTACTCCACGGTGGTCTACAACTACGGGAAGTGCACCCTGCACGACCTGCGGCGGCTGATCGGCGACACGGCGATGGCGAACCTGCTGAAGTCCTACGCCCAGTCGCACTGGTACGGCGTGTCGACCACGGCGGAGTTCAAGGCGGCGGCGCAAGCGGCCGCCGGGTCGACCGACCTGACGTCGTTCTGGGCTTCGCACCGCGTGGAGGGCTGA
- a CDS encoding GNAT family N-acetyltransferase, with the protein MDGERLFCDVGLAERIERAEARFVAACSDAARARTGGTGGFARPLAGGVASFAEADSPFNKVAGLGFAGLPEDFDQVEAAFAELGAPVQVELCHLADPSVGTFLTARGYRLESYENVLGRRLGGPVEAADGEVRPCRDDELETWLAAIAGASMVTDTGGLPSHEDFTPGIIVNALRDMAGVRRYTAERNGEFAGGASFRVTDGIAQFAGAATVPAHRRRGVQTALLRTRLAAATAAGCDVAIVTTLPGSKSQQNAQRQGFDLLYARAILVKGTSATRSSGADSRQAS; encoded by the coding sequence GTGGACGGGGAACGGCTTTTCTGTGACGTCGGCTTGGCCGAGCGCATCGAACGCGCGGAGGCGCGGTTCGTCGCGGCGTGCAGTGACGCGGCGCGAGCCCGGACGGGCGGCACCGGCGGGTTCGCGCGCCCGCTCGCCGGGGGCGTCGCCAGCTTCGCCGAGGCGGACTCGCCGTTCAACAAGGTCGCGGGCCTCGGTTTCGCCGGCCTGCCCGAAGACTTCGACCAGGTTGAAGCGGCTTTCGCCGAGCTGGGCGCGCCGGTGCAGGTCGAGCTGTGCCACCTGGCCGATCCCTCCGTCGGGACGTTCTTGACCGCGCGCGGCTACCGGCTGGAGTCGTACGAGAACGTGCTCGGCCGGCGCCTCGGCGGCCCGGTGGAAGCCGCCGACGGCGAGGTGCGGCCGTGCCGGGACGACGAGCTGGAAACCTGGCTGGCCGCCATCGCCGGCGCCTCCATGGTCACCGACACCGGAGGCCTGCCTTCGCACGAAGACTTCACCCCCGGGATCATCGTGAACGCACTGCGGGACATGGCCGGGGTCCGGCGGTACACCGCGGAGCGGAACGGCGAGTTCGCCGGCGGCGCGAGCTTCCGGGTCACCGACGGGATCGCGCAGTTCGCCGGCGCCGCGACCGTGCCCGCCCATCGCCGCCGCGGTGTCCAGACGGCCCTGCTGCGCACCCGGCTCGCCGCGGCCACCGCGGCGGGGTGCGATGTCGCCATCGTCACGACGCTGCCGGGGTCGAAGTCGCAGCAGAACGCCCAGCGGCAGGGCTTCGACCTGCTCTACGCCCGGGCGATCCTGGTGAAGGGCACCTCGGCGACGAGGTCTTCCGGCGCCGACAGCCGCCAGGCTTCGTAG